A part of Streptomyces sp. NBC_01235 genomic DNA contains:
- a CDS encoding Crp/Fnr family transcriptional regulator → MDDVLRRNPLFAALDDEQAAELRASMSEVTLARGDSLFHEGDPGDRLYVVTEGKVKLHRTSPDGRENMLAVVGPSELIGELSLFDPGPRTATATALTEVKLLGLGHGDLQPWLNARPEVATALLRAVARRLRKTNDAMSDLVFSDVPGRVARALLDLSRRFGVQSEEGIHVVHDLTQEELAQLVGASRETVNKALADFAQRGWLRLEARAVILLDVERLAKRSR, encoded by the coding sequence GTGGACGACGTCCTGCGGCGCAACCCGCTCTTCGCGGCTCTCGACGACGAGCAGGCCGCAGAACTGCGCGCCTCCATGAGCGAGGTGACCCTGGCCCGTGGCGACTCCCTGTTCCATGAGGGCGACCCGGGCGACCGGCTCTACGTCGTCACCGAGGGCAAGGTCAAGCTCCACCGCACGTCCCCGGACGGCCGGGAGAACATGCTGGCCGTGGTGGGCCCCAGCGAGCTCATCGGCGAGCTGTCGCTCTTCGACCCGGGCCCGCGCACGGCGACGGCCACCGCCCTCACCGAGGTCAAGCTGCTCGGCCTCGGCCACGGCGACCTCCAGCCCTGGCTGAACGCCCGCCCCGAGGTGGCCACCGCGCTGCTGCGCGCCGTCGCCCGGCGCCTGCGCAAGACCAACGACGCCATGTCCGACCTGGTCTTCTCGGACGTCCCCGGCCGCGTGGCCCGCGCCCTGCTGGACCTCTCGCGCCGCTTCGGCGTGCAGTCCGAGGAGGGCATCCACGTCGTCCACGACCTGACGCAGGAGGAGCTGGCCCAGCTCGTCGGCGCGTCGCGCGAGACCGTGAACAAGGCGCTTGCGGACTTCGCCCAGCGCGGGTGGCTGCGCCTGGAGGCGCGGGCGGTCATCCTGCTGGACGTGGAGCGGCTGGCCAAGCGGTCGCGCTAG
- a CDS encoding ArsA-related P-loop ATPase — protein MSRLQVVSGKGGTGKTTVAAALALALATAGKRTLLVEVEGRQGIAQLFETEALPYEERKIAVAPGGGEVYALAIDPELALLDYLQMFYKLGGAGRALKKLGAIDFATTVAPGLRDVLLTGKACEAVRRKDRGGRFVYDYVVMDAPPTGRVTRFLNVNDEVAGLARIGPIHNQAQAVMRVLKSSETAVHLVTLLEEMPVQETADGIAELRAAKLPVGRVIVNMVRPEVLDEDGLELVRTVTRSSVARSLSAAGLGGARRGGHAERLVDPLLKQAGEYAERYALEHEQRVVLGELDLPLHELPLLAEGLDLAGLYQLATELRKQGIA, from the coding sequence GTGAGCAGGCTCCAGGTCGTCAGTGGCAAGGGCGGGACCGGTAAGACGACGGTCGCCGCGGCCCTCGCGCTGGCCCTCGCCACGGCAGGGAAGCGCACGCTTCTCGTCGAGGTGGAGGGCCGGCAGGGCATCGCGCAGCTCTTCGAGACGGAGGCGTTGCCCTATGAGGAACGCAAGATCGCCGTCGCCCCGGGGGGCGGTGAGGTGTACGCCCTCGCCATCGACCCCGAACTGGCCCTTCTGGACTACCTCCAGATGTTCTACAAACTGGGGGGCGCCGGACGGGCCCTGAAGAAGCTGGGCGCCATCGACTTCGCCACCACCGTCGCCCCCGGCCTGAGGGACGTGCTCCTCACCGGCAAGGCGTGCGAGGCGGTGCGCAGGAAGGACAGAGGCGGGCGGTTCGTGTACGACTACGTCGTCATGGACGCCCCGCCCACGGGCCGCGTCACCCGCTTCCTGAACGTCAACGACGAGGTTGCCGGGCTGGCCAGGATCGGCCCCATACACAATCAGGCGCAGGCCGTGATGCGGGTGCTGAAGTCGTCGGAGACGGCCGTGCACCTGGTGACGCTGCTGGAGGAGATGCCGGTCCAGGAGACCGCCGACGGCATCGCTGAGTTGCGGGCGGCGAAACTGCCGGTGGGGCGGGTCATCGTCAACATGGTGCGGCCCGAGGTGCTGGACGAGGACGGGCTGGAACTCGTCCGGACCGTGACGCGTTCCTCTGTTGCCCGGTCGTTGTCCGCCGCCGGGCTCGGCGGGGCGCGACGCGGCGGGCACGCCGAGCGCCTGGTGGATCCGCTCCTGAAGCAGGCCGGGGAGTACGCCGAGCGGTACGCGCTGGAGCACGAGCAGCGCGTGGTCCTGGGCGAACTGGACCTGCCGCTGCACGAACTGCCGCTGCTCGCCGAGGGCCTCGACCTCGCGGGCCTGTACCAACTCGCCACCGAACTGCGGAAGCAGGGGATCGCATGA
- a CDS encoding Pr6Pr family membrane protein, whose translation MTAPIPRDLPELPAIPRNHALLLSSAPATAVVAPVRRPSAAVLRLLLAATAAAGVTLALLLGSPPRVLSHFAIQSNILLALVTLLSARRAWTARRPLPSAVTGAALLYVMITGLVYHLLLTDAAVPFSLTGTATAPTGRHMIAGHLLHTVTPLAAVLDWLLLTAPGRLRLRRAATWMLYPLTYLAFSLARAQLIHPGTPGRYLYPFFDVEAHGYKHALANALLLGLSCYALAVLLVALDHARPNPITHRAKTGFRLRPPVG comes from the coding sequence ATGACCGCGCCGATACCCAGGGACCTCCCTGAGCTGCCCGCGATTCCGCGGAACCACGCGCTCCTGCTCTCCTCCGCCCCCGCCACGGCGGTCGTGGCCCCGGTACGCCGCCCGTCGGCCGCCGTCCTCCGTCTACTGCTGGCCGCGACGGCGGCCGCGGGCGTGACGCTCGCGCTCCTGCTCGGCAGCCCGCCGCGGGTCCTCAGCCATTTCGCGATCCAGAGCAACATCCTGCTGGCCCTGGTCACGCTGCTGTCCGCCCGCCGTGCGTGGACGGCCCGCCGCCCCCTCCCCTCCGCCGTGACCGGCGCGGCACTGCTCTACGTCATGATCACCGGCCTGGTCTACCACCTGCTCCTGACCGACGCGGCCGTCCCCTTCTCCCTGACCGGCACGGCGACCGCCCCCACCGGCCGGCACATGATCGCCGGGCACCTTCTCCACACCGTGACGCCACTGGCCGCCGTCCTGGACTGGCTGCTGCTGACCGCCCCCGGCCGACTGCGCCTGCGCCGGGCCGCGACGTGGATGCTCTACCCCTTGACCTACCTGGCGTTCTCCCTCGCCCGCGCCCAGCTGATCCACCCCGGCACACCGGGCCGCTACCTCTACCCCTTCTTCGACGTCGAGGCCCACGGCTACAAGCACGCCCTCGCCAACGCCCTCCTCCTCGGCCTCTCCTGTTACGCCCTCGCGGTCCTCCTCGTGGCGCTCGACCACGCCCGCCCCAACCCGATCACCCACCGCGCCAAAACCGGATTTCGTCTGCGGCCACCAGTGGGCTAA
- a CDS encoding metallophosphoesterase, whose amino-acid sequence MRARYGVPLSIAAAGAAGLVYAAGFEARSFRLRRVTVPVLPAGMRPLRVLQVSDIHMVGGQRKKQRWLRSLAGLRPDFVINTGDNLSDPEGVPEVLDALGPLMEFPGAYVFGSNDYYGPKPRNPARYLLEKVQGRHGLNGNAPVVGVIHNPWEDLRDGFDAAGWLNLTNTRGMLKVEGVSVELTGLDDPHVKRDRYERVAGGPSASSDFSMGVVHAPYLRVLDSYTADGYPLILAGHTHGGQICIPFYGALVTNCDLDTDRVKGLSTHTAEGRTSYLHVSAGCGANRYTPVRFACPPEVTLLTLVAKE is encoded by the coding sequence ATGCGCGCGCGATACGGAGTACCTCTGTCCATTGCGGCGGCCGGCGCCGCCGGTCTGGTGTACGCGGCGGGTTTCGAGGCCCGCTCCTTCCGCCTCCGACGGGTGACGGTCCCCGTCCTCCCCGCCGGAATGCGCCCCCTGCGCGTGTTGCAGGTCTCCGACATCCACATGGTCGGTGGCCAGCGCAAGAAGCAGCGCTGGCTGCGCTCGCTGGCCGGCCTGCGCCCCGACTTCGTGATCAACACGGGCGACAACCTGTCCGACCCGGAGGGCGTACCCGAGGTTCTGGACGCCCTTGGGCCCCTGATGGAGTTCCCGGGCGCGTACGTCTTCGGCTCGAACGACTACTACGGCCCGAAGCCGCGCAATCCCGCTCGCTATCTCCTCGAGAAGGTCCAGGGACGCCACGGCCTCAACGGCAACGCGCCCGTGGTCGGCGTGATCCACAACCCGTGGGAGGACCTGCGCGACGGCTTCGACGCGGCGGGCTGGCTCAACCTGACGAACACCCGGGGCATGCTGAAGGTCGAGGGCGTATCGGTGGAGCTGACGGGCCTGGACGACCCGCACGTCAAGCGCGACCGCTACGAGCGGGTGGCCGGCGGCCCGTCGGCGTCGTCCGACTTCTCGATGGGCGTGGTGCACGCGCCCTACCTGCGGGTCCTGGACTCCTACACGGCGGACGGCTACCCCCTGATCCTGGCCGGCCACACCCACGGCGGCCAGATCTGCATCCCCTTCTACGGCGCCCTGGTCACCAACTGCGACCTGGACACGGACCGCGTGAAGGGTCTGTCGACGCACACCGCGGAGGGCCGTACGTCCTACCTCCACGTCTCGGCGGGCTGCGGCGCGAACCGCTACACACCGGTGAGGTTCGCGTGCCCGCCGGAGGTGACGTTGTTGACGTTGGTCGCAAAGGAATAG
- a CDS encoding GatB/YqeY domain-containing protein → MTTLKSKLHEDLNAAIKERDELRSATLRLTLAAITKEEVAGKEKRELSDDEVLKVITKEAKKRREAADAFAQGGRAESAEREKAEGELLATYLPKQLSDEELNDIVAQAVEEAKAAGAEGPRAMGAVMKIVNPKVAGLAEGGRVAAVVKKLLAG, encoded by the coding sequence ATGACCACGCTCAAGTCGAAGCTGCACGAAGACCTCAACGCCGCGATCAAGGAGCGCGACGAGCTCCGCTCCGCGACGCTCCGGCTGACGCTCGCCGCGATCACCAAGGAGGAAGTCGCCGGCAAGGAGAAGCGCGAGCTCTCCGACGACGAGGTCCTCAAGGTGATCACCAAGGAGGCGAAGAAGCGCCGGGAGGCGGCCGACGCCTTCGCACAGGGTGGTCGGGCCGAGAGCGCCGAGCGGGAGAAGGCGGAGGGCGAGCTCCTCGCCACGTACCTGCCCAAGCAGCTCAGTGACGAGGAGCTGAACGACATCGTCGCCCAGGCCGTCGAGGAGGCGAAGGCGGCCGGCGCCGAGGGGCCGCGGGCCATGGGTGCGGTCATGAAGATCGTGAACCCGAAGGTGGCCGGCCTGGCGGAGGGCGGCCGCGTCGCCGCCGTCGTCAAGAAGCTGCTCGCGGGCTGA
- a CDS encoding DUF4177 domain-containing protein, giving the protein MTKWEYATVPLLVHATKQILDTWGEDGWELVQVVPGPNNPEQLVAYLKRAKA; this is encoded by the coding sequence ATGACCAAGTGGGAATACGCAACCGTGCCGCTGCTCGTCCACGCCACGAAGCAGATTCTGGACACCTGGGGCGAGGACGGCTGGGAACTCGTCCAGGTCGTGCCCGGCCCGAACAACCCGGAGCAGCTCGTCGCCTACCTGAAGCGGGCGAAGGCGTGA
- a CDS encoding ArsA family ATPase has translation MSPDQAHDEGSTTHGKGHGKAHGKGSTLHRLSPAPVLDLDPLLDDPATRIVVCCGSGGVGKTTTAAALGLRAAERGRKVVVLTIDPARRLAQSMGIDSLDNTPRRVKGVEGDGELHAMMLDMKRTFDEIVEAHADPDRAAAILGNPFYQSLSAGFAGTQEYMAMEKLGQLRARAEWDLIVVDTPPSRSALDFLDAPKRLGSFLDGKLIRVLLAPAKVGGRAGMKFLNVGMSMMTGALGKLLGGQLLKDVQTFVAAMDSMFGGFRTRADATYKLLQAPGTAFLVVAAPERDALREAAYFVERLAAEDMPLAGLVLNRVHGSGATQLSAERALAAAENLEEPGIVDQDGGKAGLRNSPDTYGSSESPAPESPAPDSERDAPAADRTVEADTAQTVDADGDRAVDDLTAGLLRLHAERMHLLSREQRTRDRFTALHPEVAVAEVAALPGDVHDLTGLRDIGNRLAANRPELPEAADA, from the coding sequence ATGAGTCCGGACCAGGCTCACGACGAGGGAAGCACGACCCACGGCAAGGGCCACGGCAAGGCCCACGGCAAGGGCAGTACCCTGCACCGCCTCTCCCCCGCGCCCGTGCTCGACCTCGATCCGCTGCTCGACGACCCGGCGACCCGCATCGTGGTCTGCTGCGGCTCGGGCGGGGTCGGCAAGACGACCACGGCGGCGGCGCTGGGGCTCAGGGCGGCCGAGCGCGGCCGCAAGGTGGTGGTCCTCACCATCGACCCGGCGCGCCGGCTCGCGCAGTCCATGGGCATCGACTCGCTCGACAACACCCCGCGCCGCGTCAAGGGCGTCGAGGGGGACGGCGAACTGCACGCGATGATGCTCGACATGAAGCGCACCTTCGACGAGATCGTCGAGGCGCACGCGGACCCCGACCGGGCGGCCGCGATCCTGGGCAACCCCTTCTACCAGTCGCTCTCGGCGGGCTTCGCGGGCACGCAGGAGTACATGGCGATGGAGAAGCTGGGTCAGCTCCGCGCGCGGGCCGAGTGGGACCTGATCGTCGTCGACACCCCGCCGTCGCGCTCGGCGCTGGACTTCCTGGACGCGCCGAAGCGGCTCGGGTCGTTCCTGGACGGCAAGTTGATCCGCGTCCTGCTCGCGCCCGCCAAGGTCGGCGGACGCGCGGGGATGAAGTTCCTGAACGTCGGGATGTCGATGATGACCGGCGCACTCGGCAAACTGCTCGGCGGCCAACTGCTGAAGGACGTGCAGACGTTCGTGGCGGCGATGGACTCGATGTTCGGCGGCTTCCGCACGCGCGCGGACGCCACGTACAAGCTCCTCCAGGCGCCCGGCACGGCGTTCCTGGTGGTGGCGGCTCCCGAGCGGGACGCGCTGCGGGAGGCCGCGTACTTCGTGGAGCGGCTGGCCGCCGAGGACATGCCGCTGGCCGGTCTGGTGCTCAACCGCGTCCACGGCAGCGGCGCCACCCAGCTGTCCGCCGAGCGGGCACTCGCCGCTGCGGAAAATCTTGAAGAGCCCGGCATTGTCGATCAGGACGGCGGGAAAGCTGGACTTCGTAACTCTCCCGACACGTACGGCAGTTCAGAATCTCCAGCACCCGAATCTCCAGCACCCGATTCGGAGCGCGACGCCCCCGCCGCGGACCGGACCGTGGAAGCCGACACGGCGCAGACCGTGGACGCCGATGGCGACCGGGCGGTCGACGACCTCACCGCAGGCCTGTTGAGGCTGCACGCGGAACGCATGCACCTGCTCTCCCGAGAGCAGCGCACGCGTGACCGCTTCACCGCGCTCCACCCCGAGGTGGCGGTCGCCGAAGTGGCCGCGCTGCCCGGCGATGTGCATGACCTCACGGGGCTGCGGGACATCGGGAACCGGCTCGCGGCCAACCGGCCGGAGCTGCCCGAGGCTGCCGACGCCTGA
- a CDS encoding MBL fold metallo-hydrolase codes for MTDAAALPGQPRGGVLSGPATPRAVNVLAPNASAMTLDGTNTWIVSEPDSELAVVIDPGPLDDGHLRAVVDTAERAGKRVALTLLTHGHPDHAEGAVRFAGLTGTKVRALDPALRLGEEGLGAGNVITVGGLELRVVPTPGHTADSLCFHLPADRAVLTGDTILGRGTTVVAHPDGRLGDYLDSLRRLRSLTVDDGVHTVLPGHGPVLEDAQGAVEFYLAHRAHRLAQVETAVEDGFRTPAEVVAHVYADVDRSLWPAAELSVRAQLEYLTEHGLI; via the coding sequence ATGACCGACGCAGCCGCCCTCCCCGGCCAGCCTCGAGGCGGAGTCCTCTCGGGCCCCGCCACTCCGCGCGCGGTCAACGTCCTCGCGCCGAACGCCTCCGCGATGACCCTGGACGGCACGAACACCTGGATCGTCTCCGAGCCCGACTCCGAGCTGGCGGTCGTGATCGATCCGGGCCCGCTGGACGACGGCCATCTGCGCGCGGTCGTCGACACCGCCGAGCGGGCGGGCAAGCGCGTCGCCCTGACTCTGCTGACCCACGGCCATCCCGACCACGCCGAGGGCGCCGTCCGCTTCGCCGGGCTGACCGGCACGAAGGTGCGGGCCCTGGACCCGGCGCTGCGGCTGGGGGAGGAGGGCCTGGGCGCCGGGAACGTGATCACCGTGGGCGGCCTGGAGCTGCGGGTCGTCCCGACGCCCGGCCACACCGCCGACTCCCTGTGCTTCCACCTCCCGGCCGACCGGGCCGTCCTGACCGGCGACACGATCCTGGGACGCGGCACGACCGTCGTGGCGCACCCTGACGGCCGTCTGGGCGACTACCTGGACTCCCTGCGCCGGCTGAGGTCCCTCACGGTCGACGACGGCGTCCACACCGTCCTCCCGGGCCACGGGCCCGTCCTGGAGGACGCCCAGGGCGCCGTCGAGTTCTACCTCGCCCACCGCGCCCATCGCCTCGCCCAGGTCGAGACGGCCGTCGAGGACGGCTTCCGCACCCCTGCCGAGGTCGTCGCCCACGTGTACGCCGACGTCGACCGCTCCCTGTGGCCGGCGGCGGAGCTGTCGGTACGGGCCCAGCTGGAGTACCTGACCGAACACGGGCTCATCTAG
- a CDS encoding transglycosylase domain-containing protein gives MPKKRSGGGLSPTQQAAKFLGVSVLAGAVLAGIALPAFGALGLAAKGSVESFDELPANLKTPPLSQRTTILDSEGGQIATVYSRDRTVVDLKNISPYMQKAIVAIEDSRFYEHGAVDLKGVLRALNKNVQNSGVSQGASTLTQQYVKNVFVEEAGDDPTKVAQAQQQTIGRKIKELKYAIQVEEELGKKKILENYLNITFFGEQAYGVEAASQRYFSTHAKDLTLPQAALLAGLVQQPTVYDPVKDDVTATNRRNVVLKRMAEVGDISEAEAAKAQRAPLGLKVKQPKNGCISAVQGASFFCKYVERVFLSDPVFGKTKEDRAKVWNQGGLTIRTTLEPQSQKSVQDSLKDHVYKSDKVAAAATLVEPGTGKILGMGQSKPYGYGKNETEYNYSVNSSMGGSNYGFPTGSTFKPFVAAAALEEGRPATQEYSSPYQMEYPSPVQTCDSKPWVNTNDEKLENESESEKGPYQLKTAMEKSVNTYFVQMISDIGLCPVVKMTDALHVVQGSGDKLPEVPAIALGSKGISPLTMATAYAAFASRGMYCTPIAIESITQKVGDQQKSLEVPKSTCSRAMSEKTADTVNTLLSGVVDSGTGKEAGLSGRANAGKTGTTDSRKNAWFVGYTPNLAGAVWVGSATQKVEMTDITIGGVYHAQVYGGDTPGPIWRDAMTGALEGKEAPSFNLVNIPNPPAKDKGDKNDNNNGNGGTGDTNGNNDGFIGGLLTNGTTNGGTSSGDTGTFFQGQTNGNGNGGGRG, from the coding sequence ATGCCAAAAAAGCGCTCGGGCGGTGGTCTGTCGCCAACGCAGCAGGCCGCCAAGTTCCTCGGTGTCAGTGTGCTCGCGGGAGCGGTGCTGGCCGGTATCGCCCTTCCCGCGTTCGGCGCGCTGGGCCTGGCCGCCAAGGGGTCGGTGGAGTCGTTCGACGAACTCCCGGCCAACCTGAAGACGCCACCGCTGAGCCAGCGCACCACGATCCTCGACTCCGAGGGCGGCCAGATCGCCACGGTCTACTCCCGTGACCGCACGGTCGTCGACCTGAAGAACATCTCGCCGTACATGCAGAAGGCGATCGTCGCGATCGAGGACTCGCGCTTCTACGAGCACGGGGCGGTCGACCTGAAGGGCGTCCTGCGCGCGCTCAACAAGAACGTGCAGAACAGCGGGGTCTCCCAGGGTGCCTCGACGCTCACCCAGCAGTACGTGAAGAACGTCTTCGTGGAGGAGGCGGGCGACGACCCGACGAAGGTCGCGCAGGCCCAGCAGCAGACCATCGGCCGCAAGATCAAGGAGCTGAAGTACGCGATCCAGGTGGAGGAGGAGCTCGGCAAGAAGAAGATCCTCGAGAACTACCTGAACATCACGTTCTTCGGCGAGCAGGCCTACGGCGTCGAGGCCGCCTCCCAGCGCTACTTCTCCACGCACGCCAAGGACCTCACCCTCCCCCAGGCGGCTCTGTTGGCCGGCCTCGTCCAGCAGCCGACCGTCTACGACCCGGTCAAGGACGACGTCACGGCCACCAACCGCCGCAACGTCGTGCTGAAGCGCATGGCCGAGGTCGGCGACATCTCCGAGGCCGAGGCAGCCAAGGCTCAGCGGGCCCCGCTGGGGCTGAAGGTCAAGCAGCCGAAGAACGGCTGCATCAGCGCCGTCCAGGGCGCCAGTTTCTTCTGCAAGTACGTGGAGCGCGTCTTCCTCAGCGACCCGGTCTTCGGCAAGACCAAGGAGGACCGGGCGAAGGTCTGGAACCAGGGCGGTCTGACGATCCGTACGACGCTCGAACCGCAGTCCCAGAAGTCCGTCCAGGACTCGCTCAAGGACCACGTCTACAAGTCGGACAAGGTCGCCGCGGCCGCCACCCTGGTCGAGCCGGGCACCGGCAAGATCCTCGGCATGGGCCAGTCGAAGCCCTACGGCTACGGCAAGAACGAGACCGAGTACAACTACTCGGTCAACTCCTCCATGGGCGGGTCGAACTACGGCTTCCCGACCGGTTCGACGTTCAAGCCCTTCGTGGCCGCGGCCGCGCTGGAGGAGGGCCGCCCGGCCACCCAGGAGTACTCGTCGCCGTACCAGATGGAGTACCCGAGCCCCGTGCAGACCTGTGACAGCAAGCCGTGGGTCAACACGAACGACGAGAAACTGGAGAACGAGAGCGAGTCCGAGAAGGGGCCGTACCAGCTGAAGACGGCCATGGAGAAGTCGGTCAACACCTACTTCGTGCAGATGATCTCGGACATCGGTCTGTGCCCCGTGGTGAAGATGACCGACGCGCTGCACGTCGTGCAGGGCAGCGGCGACAAGCTCCCCGAGGTGCCCGCCATCGCCCTCGGTTCCAAGGGCATCTCCCCGCTGACGATGGCCACCGCCTACGCCGCCTTCGCCTCACGCGGCATGTACTGCACCCCGATCGCCATCGAGTCGATCACCCAGAAGGTCGGCGACCAGCAGAAGTCACTGGAGGTCCCGAAGTCGACGTGCTCCCGGGCCATGTCCGAGAAGACCGCGGACACCGTCAACACCCTGCTGAGCGGCGTGGTCGACTCCGGTACGGGCAAGGAGGCCGGTCTGTCCGGCCGCGCGAACGCCGGTAAGACGGGTACGACGGACTCTCGCAAGAACGCCTGGTTCGTCGGCTACACCCCGAACCTCGCGGGCGCCGTCTGGGTCGGCAGCGCCACCCAGAAGGTCGAGATGACCGACATCACCATCGGCGGCGTGTACCACGCACAGGTCTACGGCGGCGACACCCCCGGCCCGATCTGGCGCGACGCCATGACCGGCGCGCTCGAGGGCAAGGAAGCCCCGTCCTTCAATCTCGTCAACATCCCGAACCCCCCGGCGAAGGACAAGGGTGACAAGAACGACAACAACAACGGCAACGGCGGCACCGGGGACACCAACGGCAACAACGACGGCTTCATCGGCGGCCTGCTCACCAACGGCACGACGAACGGCGGCACGTCCAGCGGCGACACCGGCACGTTCTTCCAGGGCCAGACCAACGGCAACGGCAACGGCGGCGGACGCGGCTGA
- a CDS encoding NUDIX hydrolase produces the protein MANGQWFPQDWPERIRALTDGTLTPVAPKRAATVMLLKDTDGGGPVVHMLRRRASMAFAGGAYAYPGGGVDPRDDDLQFRWAGPTRAWWAERLGVDETAAQAIVCAAVRETYEEAGVLLAGPTPDSVVGDTTGADWEADRAAVAARDLSFAEFLDRRGLVLRSDLLGAWTRWITPEFEPRRYDTWFFVAALPAGQRTRNASTEADRTVWIRPSDAAASYDKGELLMMPPTIATLRRLAPYATAAEALAAAADRDLTPVLAEARLEDGEVVLSWPGHDEFTKHIPIGTTGAGSV, from the coding sequence ATGGCGAATGGGCAGTGGTTTCCCCAGGACTGGCCGGAACGCATCCGCGCGCTCACGGACGGCACCCTCACTCCGGTCGCCCCGAAGCGCGCGGCCACCGTCATGCTCCTGAAGGACACCGACGGTGGCGGCCCCGTCGTCCACATGCTGCGCAGACGCGCCTCCATGGCCTTCGCCGGAGGCGCGTACGCCTATCCCGGCGGCGGCGTCGACCCCCGCGACGACGACCTTCAATTCCGCTGGGCGGGCCCCACGCGCGCGTGGTGGGCCGAGAGGCTCGGCGTCGACGAGACGGCGGCCCAGGCGATCGTCTGCGCGGCCGTGCGCGAGACCTACGAGGAGGCCGGCGTCCTGCTCGCGGGGCCGACCCCCGACTCCGTCGTCGGCGACACCACAGGCGCCGACTGGGAGGCCGACCGGGCCGCGGTGGCCGCCCGTGACCTGTCGTTCGCCGAGTTCCTCGACCGCCGCGGCCTGGTCCTGCGCTCCGACCTCCTCGGCGCCTGGACGCGCTGGATCACCCCGGAGTTCGAGCCCCGCCGCTACGACACCTGGTTCTTCGTGGCCGCGCTCCCCGCAGGTCAGCGCACCCGCAACGCCTCCACGGAGGCCGACCGCACGGTGTGGATCCGCCCGTCCGACGCGGCGGCCTCGTACGACAAGGGCGAGCTGTTGATGATGCCGCCCACCATCGCGACACTGCGCCGGCTCGCCCCGTACGCCACGGCCGCCGAGGCGCTCGCCGCGGCAGCCGACCGCGACCTGACCCCCGTCCTGGCTGAGGCCCGCCTGGAGGACGGCGAGGTCGTGCTGTCCTGGCCCGGGCACGACGAGTTCACCAAGCACATCCCCATCGGGACGACGGGCGCGGGATCCGTATGA
- the wblA gene encoding transcriptional regulator WblA: MGWVTDWSAQAACRTTDPDELFVQGAAQNRAKAVCTGCPVRTECLADALDNRVEFGVWGGMTERERRALLRRRPMVTSWRRLLETARSEYERGVGILPLDDDQIYENYAAVS; the protein is encoded by the coding sequence ATGGGCTGGGTAACCGACTGGAGTGCGCAGGCCGCCTGCCGCACTACCGATCCGGATGAACTGTTCGTTCAAGGAGCAGCGCAGAACAGGGCCAAGGCGGTGTGCACCGGATGTCCGGTACGCACGGAATGCCTGGCCGACGCGCTCGACAACCGCGTCGAGTTCGGCGTGTGGGGAGGCATGACGGAGCGCGAGCGCCGCGCACTGCTGCGCAGGCGACCGATGGTGACCTCCTGGCGCCGGCTTCTGGAGACGGCGCGTTCGGAGTACGAGCGTGGGGTGGGCATCCTGCCGCTCGACGACGACCAGATCTACGAGAACTACGCAGCGGTGAGCTGA
- a CDS encoding RidA family protein has protein sequence MSAVEARLAELGLTLPAVVPPLAAYQPAVQSGPYVYTSGQLPMVDGKLPVTGKVGAEVTPEEAKELARTCALNALAAVKSVAGDLDRIARVVKVVGFVASAADFTGQPAVLNGASELLGEVLGDKGVHARSAVGVAVLPLDAPVEVEIQVELVP, from the coding sequence GTGAGCGCGGTCGAGGCGAGGCTCGCCGAGCTGGGGCTGACCCTGCCGGCGGTCGTGCCGCCGCTCGCGGCGTACCAGCCCGCCGTGCAGTCCGGCCCGTACGTGTACACGTCCGGCCAGCTGCCCATGGTGGACGGCAAGCTGCCGGTCACCGGCAAGGTCGGCGCCGAGGTCACCCCCGAGGAGGCCAAGGAGCTGGCCCGCACCTGCGCGCTGAACGCCCTGGCCGCCGTCAAGTCGGTCGCGGGCGATCTGGACCGCATCGCGCGCGTGGTGAAGGTCGTCGGCTTCGTGGCGTCGGCCGCCGACTTCACCGGCCAGCCCGCCGTCCTCAACGGCGCGAGCGAGCTGCTGGGCGAGGTCCTCGGCGACAAGGGCGTGCACGCGCGCAGCGCGGTGGGCGTCGCGGTGCTGCCGCTGGACGCGCCGGTGGAGGTCGAGATCCAGGTCGAGCTCGTCCCGTAG